A genomic segment from Segniliparus rotundus DSM 44985 encodes:
- the yidC gene encoding membrane protein insertase YidC — translation MLDFVYYPVSGVLWVWHWVFSQVLGPKSGFAWALSVVALVCTIRALLYAPAVRQIRFMRKMQELQPQMKAIQAKYGKDRQRQALEMQKLQQEHGFNPLLGCLPMLLQIPVFIGLYHVLSSFNRTAGAFFSGGGSLTPEQNRNTSNYVFSPADVQSFLESRFFGVPLSSYILEPAASFDAFIRAGSAVEFQRWQIALVAVPLMIIASVATHMNSRASLSRQPADVAEQPQAAMMRVMSLWVFPLGVLIFGWASPIALLLYWVSNNAWTYGQQHLVFRKIDQEDEEKKLQAIQRRAANAPKPGVKPVRKKSQTQASSDSEDE, via the coding sequence ATGCTGGACTTCGTCTATTACCCCGTCTCTGGAGTGCTTTGGGTTTGGCATTGGGTCTTCAGCCAAGTCCTGGGCCCGAAGTCAGGATTCGCCTGGGCGTTGTCGGTGGTGGCTTTGGTGTGCACCATACGCGCCCTCCTCTACGCGCCCGCCGTCCGTCAGATCCGGTTCATGCGGAAAATGCAAGAGCTGCAACCGCAGATGAAGGCGATTCAGGCCAAATACGGCAAAGACCGCCAGCGGCAAGCGCTGGAAATGCAGAAACTCCAGCAAGAGCATGGGTTCAACCCGCTTCTGGGCTGCCTGCCGATGTTGTTGCAAATCCCCGTCTTCATCGGTCTTTACCACGTTCTGTCGAGCTTCAACCGCACCGCGGGCGCGTTTTTCTCCGGCGGTGGAAGCTTGACCCCGGAGCAGAACCGCAACACGAGCAACTACGTCTTCTCCCCCGCCGACGTGCAGAGCTTCTTGGAGTCGCGTTTCTTCGGCGTTCCGCTGTCCAGTTACATTCTGGAGCCCGCCGCAAGTTTTGACGCGTTCATCCGAGCCGGGTCCGCAGTGGAGTTCCAGCGCTGGCAGATCGCCTTGGTCGCGGTGCCACTGATGATCATCGCCTCTGTCGCGACCCACATGAACTCGCGCGCGTCCCTCTCCCGCCAGCCCGCAGATGTCGCCGAACAGCCTCAAGCAGCGATGATGAGAGTCATGTCGTTGTGGGTTTTCCCGCTCGGCGTGCTGATTTTCGGTTGGGCGAGCCCCATCGCGCTCCTTCTATACTGGGTGAGCAACAACGCATGGACGTATGGCCAGCAACACTTGGTCTTCCGCAAGATCGACCAGGAAGACGAGGAGAAAAAACTCCAAGCCATCCAACGCCGAGCCGCGAACGCTCCAAAGCCAGGGGTCAAGCCTGTGCGCAAAAAGTCGCAGACGCAAGCGTCTTCGGACTCCGAGGACGAGTGA